In Sphingobium amiense, a genomic segment contains:
- a CDS encoding extensin-like domain-containing protein has protein sequence MRRLHLIVRRILILAVILFLLLLAFGWLRQRPQDLPWTPLDLSQPVGLFTGRKLAALTQQPASCKALLDSAGVDHVALHPGGSGQCRYSDAVRLRSDRDAIALSPASVAPSCPVAAALKLWEWHVVQPAAQRFYGQPVRGIRHFGSYSCRRLYGRSQGDFSEHATADAIDIAAFVLRDGRRISIVSDWKGQGKDAAFLREVRDGACDLFSTVLSPDYNAAHRDHFHLDQAERGATGWRACR, from the coding sequence ATGCGCCGCCTGCACCTGATCGTCCGCCGTATCCTGATCCTCGCCGTCATCCTCTTCCTGCTATTGCTGGCCTTTGGGTGGCTACGGCAGCGGCCGCAGGATCTGCCCTGGACGCCGCTCGATCTGTCCCAGCCCGTCGGCTTGTTCACCGGGCGAAAGCTCGCCGCGCTGACGCAGCAGCCAGCCTCGTGCAAGGCGCTCCTCGACAGCGCGGGCGTCGACCATGTTGCCCTCCATCCCGGCGGATCGGGCCAGTGCCGATATTCCGACGCCGTCCGTCTGCGCAGCGACCGGGACGCCATCGCCCTGTCGCCAGCCTCGGTCGCACCGTCCTGCCCGGTCGCCGCCGCGCTAAAACTCTGGGAATGGCACGTGGTCCAGCCCGCAGCCCAGCGCTTCTACGGTCAGCCGGTTCGCGGCATCCGCCATTTCGGCAGCTATAGCTGCCGCCGCCTCTATGGCCGGAGTCAGGGCGATTTCAGCGAACATGCCACCGCCGACGCCATCGACATCGCGGCCTTCGTCCTGCGGGACGGGCGAAGGATCAGCATCGTGTCAGACTGGAAAGGGCAGGGGAAAGACGCCGCTTTCCTTCGCGAAGTGCGCGACGGCGCCTGCGATCTCTTCTCGACGGTGCTGTCCCCGGATTACAACGCCGCGCACCGCGACCATTTCCACCTCGATCAGGCGGAACGCGGCGCGACCGGCTGGCGCGCCTGCCGCTGA
- a CDS encoding NUDIX domain-containing protein → MAAQKEDAPGRPAATLVILRDRAGAPPDLLMVERAASMAFAPSALVFPGGAVDEDDAVLASRFHDGIDAEDAAARVAAIRETVEEAGLGVGIEGADAATVLRLRDGLHDGKLFSGLLARHDLKLDLAALTPFARWHPAPFDEARRVFDARFYLACAPLGQVASVDTTENVRLLWAAASEVIDQCDRGEGRIIYPTRRNLERLALFSSFAQAVDHAAAFPVEKIRPWREERDGVVHLCIPDHLGYPVTAEPMAQVQRA, encoded by the coding sequence ATGGCTGCTCAGAAGGAAGATGCGCCGGGCCGGCCGGCGGCGACTCTCGTGATCCTGCGCGATCGCGCCGGGGCGCCGCCCGATCTGCTGATGGTGGAACGCGCCGCGTCGATGGCGTTCGCGCCGAGCGCTCTCGTGTTCCCCGGCGGTGCTGTCGATGAGGATGATGCTGTGCTGGCATCGCGTTTTCATGACGGCATCGACGCGGAGGACGCCGCCGCGCGCGTCGCCGCCATCCGCGAAACCGTCGAGGAAGCGGGGCTGGGCGTCGGGATTGAGGGGGCTGATGCCGCAACGGTTCTTCGGCTGCGCGACGGGCTGCATGACGGAAAGCTATTTTCGGGGCTTCTGGCCCGGCACGACCTCAAGCTCGACCTGGCGGCGCTGACGCCCTTCGCCCGGTGGCACCCCGCGCCGTTCGACGAGGCGAGGCGGGTCTTCGATGCCCGTTTCTACCTCGCGTGCGCGCCGTTGGGGCAGGTGGCCAGCGTCGACACGACCGAGAATGTCCGGCTGCTATGGGCCGCCGCCAGCGAGGTTATCGACCAGTGCGACCGGGGAGAGGGGCGGATCATCTACCCTACGCGCCGCAATCTGGAGCGGCTGGCGCTATTTTCCTCCTTCGCGCAGGCGGTCGACCATGCCGCCGCTTTCCCGGTCGAGAAAATCCGTCCGTGGCGCGAGGAGCGGGACGGGGTCGTGCATTTATGTATCCCCGATCATCTCGGCTATCCTGTCACCGCGGAACCAATGGCGCAGGTCCAGCGTGCTTAG